A genomic window from Flintibacter sp. KGMB00164 includes:
- a CDS encoding co-chaperone GroES, which produces MKLKPLADRVVVKLVEAEETTKGGIILTGAAKEKPEVAEVLAVGPGGMVDGKEVVMNVKVGDKVITSKYAGTQVKLDGDEVTIVRQNDILAIVE; this is translated from the coding sequence ATGAAACTGAAACCTTTGGCTGACCGCGTTGTTGTCAAGCTGGTAGAGGCCGAGGAGACCACCAAGGGCGGCATCATCCTCACCGGCGCCGCCAAGGAGAAGCCTGAAGTGGCTGAGGTTCTGGCTGTCGGCCCCGGCGGCATGGTGGACGGCAAGGAAGTCGTCATGAACGTGAAGGTGGGCGACAAGGTCATCACCAGCAAGTATGCCGGCACCCAGGTGAAGCTGGACGGCGACGAGGTCACCATCGTGCGTCAGAACGATATTCTGGCTATTGTCGAGTAA